The Pseudomonas alkylphenolica genomic sequence CGAGAATCATCGACGGGCCCGCCGACTTCATCACCCCGGCCGATCCGAGAAACAACCCGGTACCAATTGCACCGCCCAGGGCGATCAACTGGATATGGCGATTTTTCAGGCCGCGTTTCAGCTCGCCTGAATGCGTGTTTTGTCCACTCATGAACGAAGTCACCTGCATTGTTTTTATCTGTGACGGAATCGGACCCACCGCGCTCGTGGCGCAGCGGAATTAACAAGGTGGTTACCTTGAGGATCTTGGCCAACTGCTGCCCATCCAGGGCAAACGCCGTGGGTAAATCAGCCGGGTGTCAGCAAGAGTGCGCGGTACGCATTGGGGTCACAGGTAAAACGCGGCGCATTGTATACCCCTGCAGACGCGCAGGGGTCAACACGTTGCGTGATTGTCTGATGACAAAACGCACCGTTCCTGAGGAAAGAATGAAGCCTGGGAGGGTAATCGGCGTACATGGCGCCTCCATTTGTTCTTATTGAATGCCCGGCTCTCCGGCCCGGCTTTGCACACGGCAATGGCACCCATCTCACCGTTCCCGAGGGTTGCGGGCAAGCACTTGACGTGTACGTAAATCGCACTGGGCCGGGCTTTGCGGCAAGTTCTGTTTACAGCGGCGGCAGATCCCGGAAACCACCTTGCGGGGCGGGCGGCTTTGTAACGATTTATTTACGTGGCGGTTTAAAAACTTTCCAGTGCTTACAGAGACGTCTGTAACACACGGTTTTTACAGACAAAAAAAAGCCAACCCGAAGGTTGGCTTTTTTCACACGGTGGGAGCGGGTTTACCCCGCGATTGCGATTTATCAGTTACATCGCATCGCGGGGCAAGCCCGCTCCCACAGGTTACGGGCGAGGCTTGTTGCGGGTGCTGCCTGGACGCTTGGGGGCCGGCTTGCCACGCTTGTTCATCTCGCTCGGACGTTCCGCCACGGTGCTGCGGCCACGGCCGGTGTCCTTGCGCGGTGCTTCGCCACGAGGCTGGCGAGCCGGACGTTCGGCTTCAGCACCACGCGGTTGACGGGCCGGACGCTCGGCTGCAGCTGCACCTTCCTGAGCCGGACGCAGGGTACGCACGCGCTCACCACGACCCAGCGGACGGGTGGACTTGCGCTGCAGACGCTCCAGTTTGTCCTTGGACTTGTGGTTCAGGACTGGCATCGACACCGGGGTCAGACCAACTTCAGCCGCGAGGATGTCGACTTCCTGCTGGCTCATTTCGCGCCAGCGGCCCATCGGCAGGTCGGAGTTGAGGAACACCGGACCAAAACGCACGCGCTTCAGGCGGCTGACCACCAGGCCCTGGGATTCCCACAGGCGACGCACTTCACGGTTACGGCCTTCCATCACCACACAGTGGTACCAGTGGTTGAAGCCTTCGCCACCAGGCGCTTCCTGGATATCGGTGAAACGCGCAGGGCCATCTTCGAGCACGACACCGGCCTTGAGGCGGGCAATCATGTCTTCGTCGACTTCACCACGCACACGCACCGCGTACTCACGGTCCATTTCGTAGGAAGGATGCATCAGACGGTTGGCCAGCTCACCGTCAGTGGTGAACATCAGCAGGCCGGTGGTGTTGATGTCCAGGCGACCGATGTTGATCCAGCGGCCTTCTTTCGGCCGTGGCAGGCGGTCGAACACGGTCGGACGGCCTTCCGGGTCGTCGCGAGTGCAGATCTCGCCATCGGGTTTGTTGTACATGATCACCCGGCGCACGGTCTCGGCGGACTCTTCGCGCTTGATCAGGCGGCCATCGACGGAAATCGCATCATGCAGATCGACGCGCTGACCCAGGGTGGCATCCACGCCGTTGACCTTGATCCGGCCCTGGCTGATCCAGGCCTCGACGTCACGACGCGAACCCACGCCGATACGTGCGAGAACTTTTTGCAGTTTCTCGCCTGATGGCGGCAATGGCTGGGTTTCTTGCAGGTCTTTGTCACTCATGCTGGGCACCTCCCGGTGTAAGTATTGAAAGCTGATTGGGCGAACAAGCGCCAAAAAGGTCGCGAATCATACGCTGATCACGCGCCGAGCGCACCTGAGACTAGTTGAAATTCTCCAGGTCGACGGTTATTTCTGCCCGAAGGCCAAAGCTCACTGCCTTGGCGTTTCGGGCTCCGGATCAAGAGCCTCGGCGTCTTCAGCCGCAGGTTCTTCCTCCAGCAAGTCGTCAAAGTCAGTCTTGAGGCCCTCCTCCATGGAGTCGAGCTCGACCAACAGGCTACGGAAGCTGGTTTCTTCCTTGGGCTCCTGCGGCTCAGCGCTTTCATCGGCGAGGGCCTGCAGATGGGCCGGCACCGGAGCATCATCCAGTTCCAGCACCGGCTCCGGTTCCATTTCGCGCAGATCGGCCAGGGCCGGCAGATCATCGAGGTTCTTCAGGTTGAAATGATCGAGGAAGGCCTTGGTGGTGGCGAACATCGCCGGCTTGCCCGGCACCTCACGGTAGCCAACGATG encodes the following:
- the rluB gene encoding 23S rRNA pseudouridine(2605) synthase RluB, which gives rise to MSDKDLQETQPLPPSGEKLQKVLARIGVGSRRDVEAWISQGRIKVNGVDATLGQRVDLHDAISVDGRLIKREESAETVRRVIMYNKPDGEICTRDDPEGRPTVFDRLPRPKEGRWINIGRLDINTTGLLMFTTDGELANRLMHPSYEMDREYAVRVRGEVDEDMIARLKAGVVLEDGPARFTDIQEAPGGEGFNHWYHCVVMEGRNREVRRLWESQGLVVSRLKRVRFGPVFLNSDLPMGRWREMSQQEVDILAAEVGLTPVSMPVLNHKSKDKLERLQRKSTRPLGRGERVRTLRPAQEGAAAAERPARQPRGAEAERPARQPRGEAPRKDTGRGRSTVAERPSEMNKRGKPAPKRPGSTRNKPRP